The Tachysurus vachellii isolate PV-2020 chromosome 21, HZAU_Pvac_v1, whole genome shotgun sequence region CGTGTGTTGTGTATAACAAACTGCATTAGCAATCCATTGGAGAGGATTCATTTGAAAGTAATCCATTGGAGACTTCCTGTGATGTATCCAAATACCACTTTACCCCTCCATCAAAACTGAAAATGTAATAACCTCCGTAAATGTCACCTATATAACCTCcttaaaaacagtataaaatgtcgGGCCGTATTGTACTCACCTGCTTCATCTGCCCCTCTGACACGCCTCCACGATAGTAAATGATGCGCGTGGGCTTGAAGCGGGTGGACTTGTAAAACTGGATAAGCAGCTCACGCACCATGTTGGTGAGGTCCTGAATGACTTCTTGGCTGAAGAGCTGCTCCTGGGACAGGTCCTGCCGTGAAGTCTGCACCCGCACTGTGGCGCAGTAGCGACTTGGATGGCCGTCCATGCTGCCCACCACTGCAGCAATGGACGGCTTCTTCCCATCCCCTGCTGGGGGGTGAGTGACGTCGGCACCCAAGAAGATCACTGGTTGCTGGAATACAGATGGTCTAAGGAGCACAGAAGGAAGTACAAGGGATATGGAGGTATAATtagtttttgtttactttgttaGCTGGCAGATggttatgaaatacagcaatcTGTGAAACTACAAATAAGTAATTGGTTTGCATTCCTGGTTTTGCAAATCAGTGACAAGAGTCTTTTGCAAAATTAGCAAATGTGGCAAATCAAATTTTTACTTAAATCCAGCCTTGCTTTCTGTACCAAAATgacttatttatataaaaaactaattacacatgtacaaaaaTCAATATTTAAGTTATGATGCAATTGCAGCACACCTCTGATGGGGTACCAGAACATTGTTGATGCCACCCAGTTTAGCATTGATTTTGAGGCAGAGGTTGGAGAGCGTTTGAGGAGAGGTCTTCACTACATTCTTCACCTGTACACACTGGGTTGCCATGCCCAGCAGAGTATCTCCAACACGCTTAACCTCCGCTAAAAGAACAAAACATCTGCTTCAATACTGGCTCAGCATTCATAACCTCATGGAAACAATCTTcagtaattaaaaacaaacatacatcaGAAGAAGAGTGGTTAATGAGGTCCAGTAAAATATTATACTAGAACAATCTTGTGCTCATCTCTTTACCATAGACAGGGGTTTTCCCAGGCAGGATGACCACAATGAGTTGCAGTCCAACATAAGACATTTTAAGGTGTTTGAACATGGGCTCGACACTGTCTGCTCCCTGGGCGTACTTGCAGAAGCAGGGCTGGCCCTGAATAGGCATGCCTGCATCCTTAGAGATCTTCCTCAGCTGGTCTGTGAAGCTCCTGAAAGTGGAGAGGAAAAAGGCTTAAAGTTTGGAGCCACAATCCCTAAACATGTTAATCTGATTTAGCCTTTGGATTGGACTAGAATTAAGTGTTAGTAGAAAAGTGACAGAATGAGAACAATAACCAAACCCGAGCATGAAAACTAAAATTCCAGTGTAagagcaaatttttttttggagtgtTTTAAACTGTGACTGTTTAAAGTGAATTTTTAGCTAGACAGTCTGACAATGTTTACAAGCTCCTCACAGCAGGTTCTCTTAACAACATTAAGTTAACTCTGCATTCTAAACAAGCATTGTGTTTATGCACAGACTACTTTTGTGGCTGTGTCTTTTACTGGCTTTCCTGAAATTGGTTCAAAGTAATACAAAAGATGGTGCCATATCAAGTGAAGGAAACATTGAAATAATTGGCACAATTCGTACATCACAGGAcatttatttctcacacagagcCTTTTGCTGACCTCACCATATCTTCTCATTAATATATCACAGACCTTATTTAGCAGCAAATATAAATGTGGAAATAAGGGCTTTTGGgggccaaaaaacaaaacaccacacaGGCACTCACTTGAGCAGGTCCTCCCTGCACTGTTTCTGAGGGGCAAAGCAGGCCACGGCCCACACCTTGATTTCGATGCCGGCATAGAACTGCTTCCCCCTCATGTCCCACACGCCCTGGTTGGGCGTAGCCACTGTCTTATTCTGTGAAAAGAGTCTCTACATTCTTAGTGAAGCCCATAGGCTAAACACtaaacataaagaaaaataaatcaacaaaaccCCTCAGGGCTGATGAACTGCATTATGTTTAAAACAAGCATAAATCAATCGCTAGGCAAAAGTATCTAAACTTGCTGCTTAAGCATGAAACAGTCGATCCTTAATAgatgttaataaaaacacatgggAACTGAGCGCAGTGTTCTGTGCTCTCCAGTGTTCAGGGAATTCAGTACACAAGCTACTTATTCCTACTATGCTTCAGAAGTATTAACATAACCAAAAATAGAAAACATCCCAGGGGATTTATGTTGTTAGCTTTTAATATGCATTAATGTAAAAGAGTCACTGAACAGTGGAGATGATCACGTGTTAGAATAGCAAGTGTTTAAAATATCAAGTGTTTGTAATACATTCTTTAGCATAAAGATACAGGTTTTAGCCAACATTTCACCTTGATGACAAATTACAGTTAAAGGTTTACAACAAACACCAGTAATGAAATGACACTAAAGTTAAACAAAAATGAGAGACTGCCtttccatttacattttgaCCCGATAAGTTTAAACACTgagaaacaaaccaacaaaaaaatccCAGCACAAATTTAAGAAATTTAAGAGTTTCATATACAGTAACGCTTTaggcaaaaaagaaaagcagtctTTCAAAAGCTCCATACATTCCAGAGGAAGGGGATAAGACTCTATGGACCAGTAATATGAATGATAAGAGCACACCTCATACAGCTAAATCTTTTCAGCactaatttgtaaataaaaatcaatgacTCAAATAAGGTGTGAAATTGACCATAAAACAGAATTAtccataaaacaaaaatacacacagtcacacacacaaatctcagTTAAGTAAGAGAGGTTATAAAGCAGAGTCTGATCATCCTCCTCTTGGTTAGTTCATTCACCCAACCACGaatcacaaacgcacacactcgCCTGTGTTTATGGCCCCACCCGTACTCACCCTTCACCCGTGCCCCAGTACTCACCCTGCCACAGTCCCTCCCAGTGTCTGTACTCACCCGGCCCCCATACTGCAGCATGGGCGCTGGGAGGACCCGCCCCGTCACCTCCGTCATGTCGTTGTGCACCACGATACCAAATTCTTTTAGGTAGGGGTCAGGGCCACCCACCATGCTGTTGCTTTttacctaaaacacacaaaatcacaaatTCAGAATTAAACAAGAAAATCCTGgaaggcacagagagagagagatcattttAGAACCCAAAGGCCATAGTGTATGACAATATTTACAATACCTCCATGTTACCAGCATACATAATAAAGCAGATAATGAATGAACCAATATTTAAATGCAATCTGAGTGAATAAGCTTTCTTGATATAATGGTTACAAAATTAACAATAAGTCATGTAGTTTATGTTTCACATGATAAAGTGTATATTGTGGTAGTGAATCTGTTGTACATTGtagataatatataaaacaatgctCTTTAGACTGAAAGGAAAACATCAAGCAAATCAAGTGGGGTGAGGCTGGAGCGGGGGGTTGTTTGTTTAGGATGAAAGAGAGGCGAACAgaaatatagaattatataaaCTCTGTAAAGCGAAACAAAAATACTTAGACAAAATATTCTTAAACAAATTCtacccaaaacaaacacatatttcACCTTCCTCTTCTGTTCCCCTGCTGCTTTAgctgagaaaacagaaaagcaaagtttttcagcAGGCTACTGTACTGTAGCAAAGGGTTTGAAACCGCAACTTGGAGATCACAAGTATGTTCAGTAATTATGTGCAAGATGGCAGCTTCCAGGCATCCGGGACATTTGTGTTTGATAATGAGGGAGATTCTTATGGCAAGATACACAAAGAAAGACATTCTCACTGAAATACTTATAGTGGTAGTTGAGAACAAAAAGgatatttaataaattcatGCATTACTGTAACAGAACAGTACTGGTagctagggctgggcgataaaacgatagaCATGTGATCgagatcaataaaaaatgtgttcgataaaacgttcgatattttttattcttcgtcggaagaaaacaggttGTGAAGCAAGTTTGTtggcattaacaaaggcactcactctttGGTAACCTAGCAATGTAGGGAGTGACATgccaacagccaatcatgtaacagtatcatgtttggttgcaccatatcgttgtctcgtgctggtctgctagattcctcttcagtaaccggcgactgatgagcagaaaatgagagctgcagcgagcgaggaaattgtaaataaaagaggaaaagtcagctcgccAGTATGGTCTGACCATAGTCATTTCTGACCGTAgtcatttcttacattttctttcattttgcaccttaaatgttaagagataattgttgtgttcattgtgactttagacttatgtttacattttattatttgagttttccatggctgttgacatttctgtcttaataactgaggggattttgatcagaggaaggttaagtttaaaataaaaatgtaatatctttttctcctggtccttattttaagtgggtcataaaaaatatcaataattatcaatatcgaccgatatgaaacactgatatcgtgatacagttttcagccatatcgcccagccctactggTAGCTATGTTTCCCTAGAACATGTCTGCAAATAACTGTCTACATTTTGTATTATTGAGACCCATTAGGAGCACAAAAActtaacagcaaaaaaaaaaaatgataaaaaaaagggtATACAATTTCAATAATATTAGCACGGCAAGCCGTCCCAAAGGTAAAGAGCAAAAAGAAATATCGGCTTGTTAAGTAATCAGCTGCAGCAGCAATGATTTCTGTTCTTCTTCTGATTAGAAGCCAAAGTAAACATTCAAATTGTGAGCGAGATGGCACATGCAGCAATGACTCATTCATCTCAGCCATTCATGCTTGTGTATGAATGGAAAGCGAATACTCGGTACATAAGGTCGAGGACagatttactattattttttcaCTACAAGCTGGAATGTGggtcatgttaaaaaaataaatgaaataaaaatcacagcttTCCAACACCGTTTCCCTCTTTTTCTACTCGTTGTGTATGCAAGACGTCATGTGGTGCAAGATCTAGTCAATGGACACAGCTAATTAAGGCtgatttatatacattattatacatttatatactgtgtgttagtgctgtgtCAAAACCGCTGTGACTGTACATGTAAGATGTTCATTTGGCACGCTGCTTGTGGTTGTCCACATGTTGCAAAACCACTGTAACTAGTGAAGGCTGCATAGCACCACCAGGAGCTTAGCAGACTGTTTatcacacatcactgtgcaCAAACCTGCTATGAAATTTGACTCAGAACCCAGACGGTTAGTGAGGTTTTGTGTCTGGcgtgccatctagtggacacTGCTTTCAATGCTCCTGATGTAACTAAACTCAACAAGTGAGTATTTGAACAAGGACTGTTGTTACATGTGTGcatacacatgtgtgtgtgtgagagagaaagttaaGTACCTTAAAAAGGAACAAATGATGCACTCTTTTATGCAATGTTTGCACAAGTTCAAATGCTGCAGAAGCATTTAACATCCTCTAAAgaaattgatgttttttttgttttttttttactggtagTCTCAAAAGCAGTTATGACGATACCTAGTGCTGAAATAACTAACATgcagcgcaaaaaaaaaaaaaaaaaaaaaaaaaaaaaaaaaaacatagtaaACAATGCTGTGACGGTTCCATCACAATGTGCTTCGGCAGACTTAAATTTTGTTCTTAAACAACTatggatttaaaagaaaagcacTGCAGGAATAACAGAAGGTCATACAGTGCAACTCACCAGCCTGCTGATCTCCTCTTGGCGGTCAGGGGCTGAGCGGGCTGTGGCTTTGATCATGGTGGAAGTCTGGTTATCAGTTAACTTCTTTATGCAGCGCTGGCCTGCCACAATATTACAGACCTGGAGCAATGGACAGAATCTGAATTTAGTGAAACTTAAAttgtacatgaaaaaaaattatggtacaatttcaaaaaaaaaaaaaaaaaaaaaaggtgaatgaGTTCACTTCAGCTTCTGCATCCTACTGCAAAGGATCCACATTTGTACATGATTTCTTTTGCATACATTTAACACCTAATTACTTCTACAGTTTTAGAGATTGTGCAGCCCTAGACAGGAAAAGCCTTGGAACAAATAAGATGACTCACCTCAAGGGGAAGGTATGTGTGCTTTTGTTCCTGTCCCACTTGAAGGCAGGGCAAATGGGGGTATTTAAGTTGCAGACTGTATTTCTGTTTGAAATATTGAGCTACGGTACATTCCATGGCTTGTCCATTTTCTAGCTGCAAGGGAAACCtgccaaaagcaaaaaaaaaaagttttatgcaTTACAATAGTAAAAGTTCAAGGTGTATTGAATTGGGTGTCATAATACAGCTACTTATTTCGCAATAATCTTCATCACCAACCAagaataatcataaaaaaatagaGCAGCTTACACAGAAATgctcataaaaaaaatgttagcagTATTAATTAGACAGAAGGCTTGTACAGGAAGCTTAGCCTCAAAACGGGTTAAAGACCTACGTCTGGTGGCTGGCTGGGCGGCGGGTGACATTGCACACACGGTACTTCCTCTTCAtctgtccgcagtgtgtgaccTCCACTTTCAACCCTGTTCACACACACGACCATAAGCATGTCAACAGAAACAACCCCACTAgacaaaaacagcaataaaataaataactggaattatttaaatattaatcaatTCTCATAGTCCACACAATTCACCTCGGATCTCCTTGGTGAACTTGACACGTTGAGAATCTGTAAGTGGCTTGGTCTGCTCATTAATGTTTTGGATGTCTAGAACCTCACACATGAACTCAATCACTGGCTGGGCACGGTAGAATGCAGTGGCTGAAACTATACGATTGGGAAACagaaaaatgtacacaattataataataataataatatatatatataataaatataaataataatatggcAAAGTATAGAAGTCAAAATAACCACAAATACTTTTAAAGACCTCTTACCATCAATGTTGAGCATCATGTTCCACATGGCTGGACGAACAGATTGATGGAACCCAAACCACACCTCCCTTCCCCCACCTAGCGGATGGTAATAGCCTTcaggaggagagaagaaagaacgGCCTACAGGAGTGTACCTGCAACAAAGTAAACAATGTGATTACATAATCGGTATCCGGTGAATttacacacatccatacaccTGTACCTTGGTCACCATCTTAAAACAAATTTGAAGGTTTTTTGTTGCATGGAACATAATTGCACTAAACTGCAAACAAACTCAAGCCGAATCTTTACTGTTAAATctcataaaaaagaaacaaaaaaagggtGTGGAAATGTCCAAAAGTACTCATACTTTTAACCCCAGCACCAAAAATGAACCTGGGACATGTGTATTTCTAAAGGAAAGGATCAATATAGCAGCTTGCCTCATGGAGGGAAGATGGCGTGTGATGACATCCAGGGCCTGCACAGAGTCCTCAGGAACCTCATTTAGGTGACCAGAAAGAGCCTCCAGGAGCATCTGCAGACTCACCACAGACACCCACTGCAGAGACACCTTAAAGGTCTGATCCTTCCCTTCACCTGGCAGAGTCACTTCCAGATCCACCTGAAACATTCAGCACACATTACTGCTTTGTGCATCACCAAATTAATTGGCTCCTGATCTTTGAGacaaaaacaagacagtgcacAGACAGTTCAGCTGAAATactttttgtatgtgtgtgtggtgtgccaaaaaaaaaaagtcagcacAAAGGCAAGATGCAGAAGTGTGTGGTACATTTGTGTTTCCCTTAAAAGTGTTTATGATGCTGCTGCTTCCACAACCACAAGCAAATGTGCAAATAGCTGACACTGTGTGGTATTTAGACCAGTCACAGAGAGTGGGCAGTTTCAGAACAAAAGACACAGTGTTGAGTTCTGCCTGGAGGCTCACACAATGCGCTGAACAAATGTCATCTTGTatgtaaaaatgctttttttgatTGAAGAGCGGTGACAGCTTCAAGTGACAGCTTACCCTGTCTCGCCCGATGGGCAGTGGGTGAGCCGTGTACATGTTCCTCTTTCCATCATATCCAGGCTGCCGGTCCCCAAATATCTGCATCTTGAAGTGTCTCACCATGGTGTCCACTACCTCTCTgcaaagaaaatgaatatatCGCTACTGTCAAAAAATGATACCTAAACAAACATTATAATCATCGTATTTGCTCGCTGTCTTCTTCCTTTTGCAGTCAACTCTCACCTGTTGACACGCCGAGGTCGCTTCTCCGGCTTGATTTCGATGTCATAGTGGTAGACATCGATCTTGGGGATCTGCACCTGGAAGTGATTGGCCAGCAGGCGAATCGGCTTCCCCACCGTACCCAAGCCGGGCCGGCGTGGTGGCTGGAAAAGGGAGGTAGGGGCAGGCGGGCCTacagaaaacatacaaaaataacgtgtttaaaaaaaaaaataataataaaaatactggacattttaacattttagtaAATTTGGTAAAATGACAGACTATGTCCAACCAGTACCTGAACAAATAAGAACACattcaaaatacaaaattttgTCTTGCTTTTCCTCCTGTCTCAATTATCATAGAACAAAGACACCCAATTACCCACACAGAACCCCCACTATATAGAAGCCACTGAAacaaaacagtcacagaaaGCAGCAGGGTGGTATAGAAAACGACTGTGATAGGTTGTTCAAACTATAAAATGTGTCCATTTTTTGCATGAAATTTGGATGTAAAAGATTTCATTGTCCTGTCTTCTAATCTGCTGTGCATTTGATGAAGGAGTACTGTATACTGTCATAGGCTTGACACTAATGCTTTGACAAATTGGAGAGGTCAAGTCCTGTGGTGCGCCCACACGCTCCAGTTAGCACATAATCCACAAGGGGTACTGTGACTCCACTGTGGCCCATCCTGCTCTTGATCTggcctcctcctcctttttatTAAGACTACGGCTGTCAATATCTTGTGTGCGCCTAGAAGAGAACTCAAGCTGTTAGGTATATACTATTTGGTCTCACTTTTTCCCACCCCCCTTCCATTTCCTTTGCCAGTGGATTTCTAACATTAACATCTTTAAACCTGCTGATTTTTATACTGATATGTAACTTCACATTGTTGTGCTTAGATCATACATCATTATATCTCTGCATGGATGCCAAACTATTACTCTTTAttggcatttaaaaaataaagcaatcaCAGCTTGTGTGCAATACTACTAACATTACACATTTCTGAGGCACCCAAAATAAGCTTTGCCTACACCACATTTTACTTACACTATATTTGTGAGGTGTTTTTTGCTATTAAATATTCTGGGAAATTTAACGTTCCTGGCATTGAGTACTGGCGCAACGGGCTGAGCGTGAGAAGCGGACAGATTAAAGTTGAGTCAGTAATGAAAATGAGCACATGGCAAGCCGTCACTGCCCAATCACCTGGATTACTTTACTCAGTACAGTGTACAGCTGAGCAGGAGGATCATCTGTGAACACAGGTCCTCACCATGTTGAAGAGATAAAGGGAATCCCCATGGCTTTTAGTTACAGAGAAGATGGCAACTGGTTCTACAGGATGGAACCATGAATGACTGTTTTGAATGGTATGTGTGACACCACTGGGGAAAGGACAGATTTGTTGTCACTGGTAGTAAAGTTATTAtgcaacaaccaaaaaaatctGTGGATACAAACCTACCGAGTAATATCAGCATTttaggttttttgttgtttagttatttattttactggttGTGGAGTCACAGAAACGATGACGTGTCCACGATCACTGCAAGAAAACGAGGTGAAGGAGAAGGAGGTGCAAATGAGGGGCAAAGCCGTGAATCGTTCAGGGAAACTAGGGCTCGACAAACACCCTGGGTCATGCATCTTCTCTCAGGGTGTTGAGTACTACTGGGGGGATCCCCCTCTCCCCAGTTGGCCTCATCTATGCTTGTGCATTTCCTAAAACTATGACAACTGCCCTTCACATCCCCACCACACCATGTGCCATGGCTAAAGTCTGAACCAATATGTGTAAAAACTCaagctacacacaacacaagcaTGTAAACTGACATCATTAATAAAGATAATTGATAAGCCAATCGAAAAAAATCTCATACGCAGACATATTTTATCGCCTGATAAAAGGAAACCTCTTTAAACTTAATAATACATTAGATGAAGTAGCTGTTAGAATAtaatagggatgtggtagcctagtggttaaggtgttgggctaccaatcggaagattgcgagttcgattcccatgtccaccaagccgccactgctgggcccctgagcaaggcccttaacccttaattgctcagttgtataaaaatgagatttaaaaaaaaatgtatgtcgctctggataagggcatctattaaatgctgtaaatgaaagagTATGCACTTTTGGCACTCAAATGcacattggtgtgtgtgtgtgtaaattatatatatatatatatatatatatatatatatatatatatatatatatatatatatatatatatatatattctaactGATGCACCCTATTAAGTTCAGTGTTGTTGCTGTGACTTgaagggtaaaaaaaacaaaaaacgagttAAAAGTCACGGATGAGTCTAAAGTAGACCAGTAAGATCACAGATGAACCATTTTTCCTGTTAATGACATTAATACACTCGggatctgtgtgtttttttaaatacactaaacactataaacacactgGCGACTCCTTCCGCTgagcagagagaagagaaaggagtgTTTACTTTCACTCGTTAAACCTTTCTACATaactaaaagcaaaaaaatgagGCCTTTACACTAAAGGGTGGAATGTACAAGAGTGCTATTTGTCCGTACGGACCTTAGTGTCGTAAGGAGATTGTAATGGAAACAGACACGACATTAACGCCATGTCTGAGATGTGCTCATGTCCCATGAAgccgctgtctgtctgtctgtctgtggttcaCACGGTGAGCTAACAGCTGACAGTCAAACAACCATtgttttaaaagcacatttcCAAAACGAGCACATTCTCACCATGtgctcacacagacagaaacacgcCAGTTATCATACTGCTCTAACAGACGCGAGTCTCAGCGCCTTTAATAGTCCAAAAGCTTCCGTATTTTGAGAGCAAAACGCGACGTCCTTTTACAACTAAACCTTCTACAATAAGTAGGAAACCGTAAGAGACcagacttctctctctctctctctctctctctctctctctctctctctctcacacacacacacacacggaagaAAGCTCGCTTCTTGATTAAATCCCAATCGACGTCGCCACAATGCCTTccgcactgctgtgtgtgttacatttcaCTCCGCTGCTACACAATAAATAACTGTCCCGacgtcacacatacacacaaacacttgttgGCCTTCTGTGGAAGTATTTATCTTGCCGGCAACTGTATTAATTAAGCAAAATCGAACAGAATTGTGACAAAGACGCGGCTGGAAGTGTTTGTTTTCGTTTTTGTCTCCGAGGCCTACAACAGCTAAGCCAAGCCAAGCCTCGGCCTAAAGTGACGAGCCGCGCCGCCTCGCGCTTCACTGTCACCAGACACAGGCTCCATATTTTCACCGCTTACCGGGTCCGAGCGCTTCCATGGCCGAGggctctctctccgtctctgtccCGGCCTGGCGGCTCCGTACCGACACTGAAATTGGGGGCGGTATCTCGAAGCTTAATGTGGCTAATTTAAGAACTGGAAGGATGCGTATCCGTTCAAGGATCTGCGCGCTGCGTTGTCTTCGGTGTGATTTAAAGCAGATCCATGGGATTTGTAACTGCGCATGCGTGAGAACGTGCGCAGCTTATCGCGCATGCGCAattgcacaatacacacaaaccgCTCCAAGGGCCACCTTTAAAGATGGAGATAAATGTGGCACCGATACTGAAATAACCcgtcatttatttatactagCGGTATAAATAACAGAGCAGTTAAATAACACTAGCGGTATAAATAACAGAGCAGTTAATACGGTTCGTCTTCATTCATCCTATTGATTGTTTattgattgttattatttattgattgattgtttattgattgttattatttacttctttctgtatattatatatagagaTCTACAATTAGTAGATTTGTATACTTCCTTTTATACCGAAAATGAAAAATCAAAcctttattgtttttctgtcacgttataagtgtgttgtgtgttgactTTAATATATCGACCAATAGAAAGCTGCGCGCCGACGTGTGTAGCCAATCCCAGACAGAGCGATCCAGTCTGCCAACAACTGAGCCAATCAGCGAGCTTGAAATCGTGACACAGGACGTGCGCGTTCACTGCAGCGCGCGAACAGTTGAAATTTTCAGATTCCCTTTTCAGAGGATCAGGCGGGAGATGTTTTTATACCCGTAGCTTCGTCGGAAAGATACAAATTTCTCCGTCTTTCCTCGGTCATTTTTGGACGTTTTTGTGTCCTGACCTGTCGTGTTGACTCTTTTGAGCCGAAAAGCTCCAGTGGACAAAAGATGAGCCTGCTTTTGTCTGAGCGGGTAACgttatgctaatgctaatgtttgCTAGCTCACGCGACCTGTTATTACCGCTTCACACAggctataatatatatttataatcattacTTTGAGTAAAATCGATTTAAAACAACTTCAAAATAGTAACTTAAAGTGACGCTTAATTTAAAAAGTCATAGCTAGCCTAGCTGTCTTGCTAATCATTGCTAATCAAAGCGGCTGGTTTATATAGTTTAGATAGTTTAAGGAATAATAACGAATGTATATTTGATCTATGGAGTCTGTACTAGTTAAATGTTTAACTCGTCCAACGTTTTTTCCATCAAACTTTGACTATAAATGAGATATCTATGGTCGATAGCTAGAATGTTAATGAACCCAGACCTTACTAACATTTTGGGAATCGATCTAATCATTTTTATAAgtttttactatttaaaaaaaggttgttgataCCTACGTGAATCATGGTCGTTACAGCCTGATTTTGCTGGTTATGTTGATGTTTAATCCCTCTTCGGTGATCTAAAGTGGATCCCCAAGTATgcttatgtattatttataaagcgtgtattttatttatttatttattcatttgctcTAAATCCAGCTCAATTTAATCTGCTATCTGTGAGTGGTGTATGTGACAGGTGTTTTCTGTACACAGCCTGCTGCGATCCCCAAGGCAGAGAGTGATTCAGACAGTGGAGTGGGTTCACCCATGGAGGAAGCTGGGACG contains the following coding sequences:
- the ago4 gene encoding protein argonaute-4 isoform X1, which encodes MEALGPGPPAPTSLFQPPRRPGLGTVGKPIRLLANHFQVQIPKIDVYHYDIEIKPEKRPRRVNREVVDTMVRHFKMQIFGDRQPGYDGKRNMYTAHPLPIGRDRVDLEVTLPGEGKDQTFKVSLQWVSVVSLQMLLEALSGHLNEVPEDSVQALDVITRHLPSMRYTPVGRSFFSPPEGYYHPLGGGREVWFGFHQSVRPAMWNMMLNIDVSATAFYRAQPVIEFMCEVLDIQNINEQTKPLTDSQRVKFTKEIRGLKVEVTHCGQMKRKYRVCNVTRRPASHQTFPLQLENGQAMECTVAQYFKQKYSLQLKYPHLPCLQVGQEQKHTYLPLEVCNIVAGQRCIKKLTDNQTSTMIKATARSAPDRQEEISRLVKSNSMVGGPDPYLKEFGIVVHNDMTEVTGRVLPAPMLQYGGRVSTDTGRDCGRNKTVATPNQGVWDMRGKQFYAGIEIKVWAVACFAPQKQCREDLLKSFTDQLRKISKDAGMPIQGQPCFCKYAQGADSVEPMFKHLKMSYVGLQLIVVILPGKTPVYAEVKRVGDTLLGMATQCVQVKNVVKTSPQTLSNLCLKINAKLGGINNVLVPHQRPSVFQQPVIFLGADVTHPPAGDGKKPSIAAVVGSMDGHPSRYCATVRVQTSRQDLSQEQLFSQEVIQDLTNMVRELLIQFYKSTRFKPTRIIYYRGGVSEGQMKQVAWPELIAIRKACISLEEDYRPGITYIVVQKRHHTRLFCSDKAERVGKSGNVPAGTTVDSTITHPSEFDFYLCSHAGIQGTSRPSHYHVLWDDNCFTADELQLLTYQLCHTYVRCTRSVSIPAPAYYARLVAFRARYHLVDKDHDSAEGSHVSGQSNGRDPQALAKAVQIHYDTQHTMYFA
- the ago4 gene encoding protein argonaute-4 isoform X2 — protein: MEALGPGPPAPTSLFQPPRRPGLGTVGKPIRLLANHFQVQIPKIDVYHYDIEIKPEKRPRRVNREVVDTMVRHFKMQIFGDRQPGYDGKRNMYTAHPLPIGRDRVDLEVTLPGEGKDQTFKVSLQWVSVVSLQMLLEALSGHLNEVPEDSVQALDVITRHLPSMRYTPVGRSFFSPPEGYYHPLGGGREVWFGFHQSVRPAMWNMMLNIDVSATAFYRAQPVIEFMCEVLDIQNINEQTKPLTDSQRVKFTKEIRGLKVEVTHCGQMKRKYRVCNVTRRPASHQTFPLQLENGQAMECTVAQYFKQKYSLQLKYPHLPCLQVGQEQKHTYLPLEVCNIVAGQRCIKKLTDNQTSTMIKATARSAPDRQEEISRLVKSNSMVGGPDPYLKEFGIVVHNDMTEVTGRVLPAPMLQYGGRNKTVATPNQGVWDMRGKQFYAGIEIKVWAVACFAPQKQCREDLLKSFTDQLRKISKDAGMPIQGQPCFCKYAQGADSVEPMFKHLKMSYVGLQLIVVILPGKTPVYAEVKRVGDTLLGMATQCVQVKNVVKTSPQTLSNLCLKINAKLGGINNVLVPHQRPSVFQQPVIFLGADVTHPPAGDGKKPSIAAVVGSMDGHPSRYCATVRVQTSRQDLSQEQLFSQEVIQDLTNMVRELLIQFYKSTRFKPTRIIYYRGGVSEGQMKQVAWPELIAIRKACISLEEDYRPGITYIVVQKRHHTRLFCSDKAERVGKSGNVPAGTTVDSTITHPSEFDFYLCSHAGIQGTSRPSHYHVLWDDNCFTADELQLLTYQLCHTYVRCTRSVSIPAPAYYARLVAFRARYHLVDKDHDSAEGSHVSGQSNGRDPQALAKAVQIHYDTQHTMYFA